The Chionomys nivalis chromosome 6, mChiNiv1.1, whole genome shotgun sequence sequence AGCTTTGCTGCCTGCAATGTACTTGGTCCAGTCTGTGGACCAGCACTGTTTTGTGTCTGTTGATTTCCTGGCATCTCGAGTGTGGAGCCTGCTCTGATGCAGTGATCCGCGTGCCCTGAATCTGGAAGCAGCTTTCCTTGACAGTTGGTTTTGCAGGAAACCTTCTAGAAGTTTCAGTCAGTCAGGTCCTCTCCTCTCAGGAGAATGAGTCTCTTTCCCActggccagctcccaaataaccacacggaTACTTatattatgaaagctcggcctatggtttaggcttattcctaactagctctaataacttaaattaacccattattaaCCTATGTTCTGTCAAGTGGCTTGCTACCTCATCACTTCGTACTGTCCAcgctgcttcctctgtggctggctggtgattttgccttctttccagaattccctctgccctgaagctcacctatctctcctgcctagctatgactgttgaactttttattacaccaatcacagcaatatactTTCACACTGTACAAACATCCCTCAGGAGGCCTTTCCCAGTGTCCCAATCAAGAGGGTGCAAGGGACATTTCCCTTAAACTCCAGTGAGTGGATGAGCGTGCAGGGACTGCCTGTCCAGCTCCACaggagccagacatggtggtgcacacttcagcctggagaggagacaggagaatcagcagTCCTAGCTCATTCCTTGTCTGCACAgtaagtttggggccagtctgagCTTCACGAGGCCGTGTCTGAGGTTACTGTTGGATTCTACCTCTCTCTAGTTCTTTGACTTGGGATCTCGCAATGAAACCAGGTCCCCTGCCAACCCTTTCAAGGCAGGACTTTAAGGCAGATGGCCATACCACATGCAGTTTACGTACATTCTGGATGTGTGAAGGCTAGGCTTTTGCTCATGGGGTAAGTAAGGTCTTAAACTGCTGAGTGTCTCCTATTTGTTTGAATGTTTGCATGTTTTTGTTTAGATGGTAAGTCAGTTTTGCTTGCTTTGGGTGGATGGTATGTTAGTTGGGGGTGCATGTGGCTGGCATGCAATGAAGGGCAGGGAACAACTGTGGacctggctctctccttccagggGTTGGGGAATAGTATTTTAAGCTGTGTAGCTTTTGtctacgctgcatttgtttaactctgagaagctctgattctttgcctgtctaaaacacctgatggtctaataaagacctTGAAACAGTGccaagctgggcacagtggctggGTTGACCAACCAGATGCCTAAGAACTGCTGGGACAAGGCTCAgtgtaagtgtgaggacctgagttcaaatccccagaacccatataaaaaatGGCAGgcttagccgggtggtggcggcgcacgcctttaatcccagcacttgggaggcagaggcaggcggatctctgtgagttcgagaccagcctggtctacaagagctagttccaggacaggctccaaaaccacagagaaaccctgtctcgaaaaaccaaaaaaaaaaaaaaaaaaaaaatggcaggcTTTACCAGGGCATGGTGGGTCACAcctttgatctctgtgagttccaggccagccagggatgagaccctgtctcaaaagaatctGTATGAGGGgcagggtgctggagagacagcccagtGATCAGAATAtcagctgctctcacagaggacctgcatttgaatccttgaacccacatggtagctcacaaccatccagattccggggatctgatgtcctctgcaGTCACCAGGCAGCCACGCAGGATCAGACAAAACCTACACACTAAATGAGAACCTCTCTCAAAGACCAAGTGAAGGGTGGTGTCTGTAGCGAGGGAGGGCACAGAGCAGTCTGATCCACGCATCTGGCCATGTTGGGGGATGACTAAAATAACCAAATGGGATGTTTTGGGACAGGTTTCACATAGCCTGGGCTGGCTGGGGATTCCAACACATTCAGGCAAATAAAGAAGACCAGGCGCTGGGGGGAAGGCTCGGCTGGGCGGTCCATTCCTGGAAGCCATATGgtaggagggaactgactccttCAAGCTGTCCTGATCTCCACCCATGAacctacacactacacacacagacacacgtgtgtatgcacaagtacacataaacacacatgtgcacacataaaggAAAGAAGAACTGAAAGGAACTGTGTTTATTGCATTGGGGGCTTCTGGAAGCCTGGGGCCCTTAGCATAGATGGGCCCCTTGTCCCTCCTATGCATAGATGGGTCAAGGTGGGGAGGTGGAGTGTGTGGGTGCCGCTCTGGGCACATCCTGAGTCACAAGGGGGTGTGGCCAGTGGAGAGGCGTGTGAACCCCAGCCCCGGGACATAGCCTCCTCCACCCGAGTGGGACTCCCTGTATTCCGAGATTCCCCGGAGGGACCCGGACAAGAGACACAGTGAGACCTGGAAGGAGCTGTGCTGGGATCCCTGCTACTGTGCCGGCTGCGGGGCGAAGGGCaccagctccaggccagcctgggctatagcaatgagttcaagagcagcctgagtGACTTAGGGAGCCCAGGTCTCAAAGAAAAATCCGAAAAGGCGTGGTACGGTATGTGCAAGTCTGGGTGTGGTCCCCAgcacataagaaaacaaaacagaaaaaccccaACATGTGTGGTTCCTACAAGCACCTCTCTGGTCCCACGCACTCGGGTCAGCTGGGGACAGCCTCGGTCTTCACCCTTTTGGGGGGCCTCTGGGATACAGGGCTGTCAGGCTCTGGCTTATACACAGTGTGCACCGAGCCGTTGAGATGCACAGGGGGCTCAGCCTTGGGTGCAGCAGGGCGCGGCAGGGGCGGCAGGGCCTTGTCCAGCACGCAGGGTCCCTCCCAGGCGGGGATCTCCAGGCCCAGATGCTTCATGAGTTTGCTCATTACCTCGTCCACGTAGCCATGGATGCGCAGGTCAGCCTGGCGGTCCTGTCGGAGTGATGGATGGTCAGGCCGGGGCAGAGGACACTGCAGGGGATATGgggccacagggcagggcactggCACATACGTGTTTTGTGGGCTGCAGATTGACAATGACCAGACGACCTCCCCGGCGCTTAGTGGCAAGGGGCAGGTTCCCACTGGGGCGGATCTGCAGCGAGGTGCCCAGGGTGACTGACAGGTCTGCGGTCCTGGGAGCAGGAAGCAGTGAGGGCCTGGGGCGTGGACAGGGTGgggcccctgcctagaatcccccagtgaggggctgggggcatggTCATGGTGGAGCCCCGcccagaatccccagtgaggggctggctCTGTACCATGGGCTTGTTGAGTACACACAAGTATCTCCCCTCCCCACTACAGAAACTCTGAAAATAAGGAACCTAACAAACCTAATCTTCCTGTGTCCCAGGTTCTCCTCTGCATCTATCCTGCCCAGGGGTATGGGTGATGCAGGCGCCACCTCTGCTGTCCCACCCGGAAGTTTATCCCAGGCCTGTGCAGCTGTCCCCACCCATTCCCACCTAGGGAGCGCCGGGTCACACCTGCTGGCCTCGTCAGCGAGCATCAGGTCCCGGTCAGGCAGCGAGTCTTCCCAGTCCAGAATGGTGTCCCTCAGCTCCCCCCTGTGGCAGGTCAGGGAAGGGAGTCAGGGCCTTCACCTCAGACAGGGGCAGGCCTAGGGAAAGTCACTCACCTACAAGCCCGAAGTCCCCGCGCCTTGGCCACTGTGCAGAGCCGGCCTGTGGCCTTGAGGCCCATGGTGCCCACGACTGTGTCTCTCACGTACTGCCtggacagggaggaaggaggggatgtGCCCTTTTTGGTGTTCTTTCAAGGATCCGGGGGTGGTGTAACCAGTGTATTGGGGTACAGGTTCAACCCCTGAGAACACAGCAAGACTGAGGGACAGGCAGAAAGATGGCTCGGTCTGGAAAGGGCTTGCCATGCAGACAGGAAGCCCTGAATCTATGCGAGAAAGAGGGCTCGTGGAGCAGACTTAACTCTCCAGTGCTATGGAGGCGGGGACCCCAGGAGTTCGCTGGCCACTCTGCCAAACCAGTGAGTTCTGGAAGACTCTGCCTCAGAACACAAGGAGAGGCACTGAGTTAAGACACCTGACGCCAGCTTCTGGCACCCATACACCGGGCGcgaggggagggaggcagctaAGCCCaacgtgatggctcacacctgggATTTCGGcgcccaggaggctgaggcaggaggaaggcaggTTCCAGGCTAACCCGGACAACTTAAGGAGGTCCCCTTTGAAAAAGAGCCCCTGGAGAAGGCCCAGGGGCCGAGGCTCAGGAGCATGGCTTATGCCTAACACCCCGGGGCTCTTGGGTAAGGCCATGCAATTGCCCAGCTGGAGCCACAGCAGGGCGGAGCAGGGGGAGCCCCTCATTTCCAAGGGCATGGCTTGTGCCACCCTGTTCTGTAGTTCCTTGCTTGGGGACGCGAAGGTAGGCCTGCCTTCTTCTGGTTCGTCTGTTTTTATCTGACTGTCCCTGGGAACAGGGacatctcccagccttctgtaGGGGCATTTTAGGTTTTAGGATCCCTTAGCTGGCTgagggggtgggagtggagggaACGACCTGGTGGTGCCCCATCCCGGGAGAGCCTGGAAAAGCTTCACACCCCCCCGCCCCCATACACAGGCGACACTCACTGATACTCACGTCTTACACTTGGGACATTCCTCTACAAACATGTTTCCGTGGAGCTCAGCCAGCTTGTCTCTGAGGAGGAGAAAGTGAGTTCGGAGCCTTCCTAAATCCTGAGGCTTGGGTCAGCTGCTCAGCCTGccccctcctccaggaagccttcctgaGCTGCTCATCCACAAGACCAGGGACTTCTCAAGTCTAGGGAGGATGCCCCAGCCTGTGCCAGAGGAACTGTCACAGGCAGAGCTGACCTTATCTCTGCAGACACACAAATATCTGCTCCCCACTACAAAAATCTGTTGGCTAATTGTATGTGGTGGCCCACGTCTTTTAAccgcagcacttggaaggcagagagaggcgatttctgtgatttcaaggtcagcctggtctacagagcgagttccaggacagccagcgctagaCAGAAAAATCCTCgaaaaatggttaaaaaaaaaaaatctgttgccgggtggtggtggcgcacgcctttaatcccagcactcgggaggcagaggcaggcggatctctgtgagttcgaggccagcctggtctacaagagctagttccaggacagacaccaaagctacagagaaaccctgtctcgaaaaacaaaaacaaaaaccaaatctgTTGGCCTTAGAGTGTCcgcctagagtcccccagtgaggagctggggcgtggccaggcAGAGAgccctgcctagagtcccccgGTGATCCAGTGCTGGCCGGCTTTGGGCTCTGAGCTCTTCCCCTCTTCGCCTTTTTCCATCGCCAGTAAAATGCCCGTGAGCTCGGGTACCCGGGTtcccagaggaggaagaggcgCAGCTGAGCCCCGCGCCCCCTGGTCTGCTTCCACCTGACCTGGGGAAGCCGGAGCGTACGTGCAGCCCGTCCACGTTCTGGCTGACCAGGAAGCTGAGGAAGCCCCTGCGTTCCAGCTGCACCAGGGCCATGTGGGTCTTCGAGGGCCGGGCGCTCTCGAAGGTGGTGTCAAACTTGGGGGCCAGGCCACGCTCCTCCATGGTCCACACGCCGTGGGGGCCTCTGAGGACAgcgagcagagggaggaggacaaAATTCATTTTCCAGCCCACGGACGACTCCTGTTAGTCAGTCCATGCTGGTGATGCTGGGGTCCCAGTGGTCCCCAGTTCTGCTCTTGGGTTGCTTAGGACTCTCTCGGGGAGAGGCGGGCAACCTGGTGGACAAGGGCTCTGTGGAGTGGGAAAGACCCAGGGGTAAGCAAAGGCATGGGAGTTCATTGGGGTTGAGGTCCGGTTTCCCAGAATGctttgctgtggtcacggtgatCTTATAAACCCCAACGGGTGGGTGGCCACGCAAACGGTACATTTCCGGCATCCCTTGCGGCTACTACATCATCTGGGTATGTTCTGTGTATTGGGCATGTGACGTGTTCGCTGGGCCTTCCAGAGACCTAGGGGAACGGAAAGGTCGCTCTCCCACCTCACCTCGGTCCCAGAGGTATCAGCAAGagccctgcctcagtttcccctccttgtTCACGGACCTGAAGTCGGGGATGCCAGAGGCGGTGCTGATGCCGGCGCCCGTGTGGAAAACCACGCTGGAGGACTGCCACATCAGCCTTGCCAGCTCCCATACCTTCCGCTCCAGCTCCTCTGGGGGGTCGAAGATCTGTGGGGTCAGAGGGCATGCAACACGTGACTCCCGTGGGTGGGCTTCCTGAGGTCGGTGCTGTCACTCTCCCCCGGCCGTGGCCTCTGCATGCGCTGCGGGCACCCACTCCCCTTCCTTGACACCCCCGTGATGTCACCTCTGACCCCTGACCTCagataaccccagcactcgggaggcagaggccgggggatctctgtgagttcgaggccagcctgggctgcgaAGAGAggctcctctccccccaccctcgGGGTCGCGAGGCCAGCCCGGCCGACGCGGGTGCCCCGGACGGGGTGCCGGCTTCCGGTCCCGCGGACCCCAGTCTCCCGACAGGCGCACCCGGTCGCTTCCCCGCCACCCTCGCCCCCTCGCGGAACCGGGTACCTCGGTGTCCCCCAGGACGCGCGGGGGGCGTCACTTCCCGCCCCCTCCTTGCAGGGAAGTTTTCCCCATTGTCTAGATCCCGTGCTTCTCGCTGCTCGCGCAATGCCCCACTCCGCCGCGCCGCCCCCATCTGGGGTCATTCGGCGAGCCGACACCGCGGCCCTCACCTCGGGCAGCCCACACTTGCCCTTATCCGCGTACGGCGACAGCCCGGCTGCATAATTCACCGACATCCTCGTCGGCACCGCAGCACGGGAACAATAAAGTTTCCCTTGTTGAGGTGGCTTCCGCCGGAAGTGGGGAAGGGACGGTCCGGGAAGAGGAGCCGCCTCCTCTAGAGACACGGGTGTGGAGGGGTCGGGAGGCGTTCTTTCAAGGCGCATGCGCTGTGCTGCGCTGATGCCGCGGCCGCCATCTTTAGTGCTGGTAGAGACTACCTGGCCGACTGACAAGCGTTCACCCGGTCTGGCTGGGCCAGTTCTGGACCGGAAAGTTGATGCGGCCGCTCGCAggagccgaggcaggaggattgcgagTCCCAGACCAGTCtggctgtgtagagagaccctgtttctaaaagaGACACAACCATCAACAAAATCCATGAAAATAGGCTTTTGCTCAGTGGGCAGAGCCCAACCCCTGGTGCCTAGAGCCGGTGCGAGCTTCTTGACACCATAGGGCAGCTCTTGGGTCTCTGCTGTGTGACTGTCAGCCCgtgtctgcctctctctgggCCACAGGATAGGATGAATGGGAACGGTTCTCGGGCCGAGTAAAGACCCCCAGGACTACCTGCCAACATTTTCTCGGCTGTTTCTGGGGTGCATCTCCCGGGATAGCACAGAGTTTCAGGGTCAGGTCCCCAGAACGAAGTGAGCCACATACTACACAGAGGTGCCCAGAGATACCGAGAAATGGAGAAGGGGATATTGGGGGCACAAGGACCCCCTATGATCCCCCGTCCCGTGGTCATCTATGCAGTAGGAGCCACCATCCTGAACCTTGTTGGTGGTCACAGACAGGACCAAACCGTGGTGATGATGACTGGGGACCCGGGTGACGGGCAGCACATAACTAGAGGAACCTCCTGATCCCCGTGGGGACACCCGAGGAAGGCTTCCCGGCGGCGGGAGCGCACAGGCTGGAGGGAGAGGCGGTCCTCCGGGCTGCCCACCTGAGCAGGCTGGCCAACAACAGCTCACCTCGGCTCATCCGGTCCTCCTGGGCGGGTGCTCCCCCCCAACCTGATCGGGTATCACCCTGACTCCGCTGCTGGCAGCTCGTACCTGGAGCGGGTAACCAGAGAGGCTGCGGTGGACACGGGGCTCTGGCCTGGAGTTGCCTGAGGTAGGGGATGAGGCTGGGGGAGGCCAGGGCAGACGCTGCCCTGGGTCCCAAGGAAGGGGAGGCCTGGGTCCTGGTGCTGCCCCGCGGGGGACTGCCTGCGACACCCTGAACACATGCACCTACGCAATCGTGATAGGTGCACGCGTCCCACCCCACTGCTGCTGCCCTGGATCAATGCGCAGCCTCCACCCTGAACCGTTGTGGGGACCCACAGGCCACTGGACCTGTGCTGCTGTCACCTCTTCTAAAAGAGAGACCCCTAAATCCACAGaccttccctgcccccatgccGCGATTCCCTCCTGACAGGCAACCTGTGGACAACTCTCCTGGGTGTCCTGTTACTCACCCTTGGGTGTGATTGAACTTTATAGTTGGGGGGTGAGAGTGAACCGTTACACTGAGTAGTAGAGGGGGTAGGAAGGATGGACGGATGGGTGTGTgggcggatggatggatggacaggtgggtgtgtgggtggatggacagacgaatggatggatgggtgggtggatggatggatggacagacagacaggtgggtgtgtgggtggataGACAGacgaatggatgggtggatggatggatgggtgggtggatgggtggatggatggataaatgggtgggtggatggatggataaatgggtgggtgggtggatggatgggtgggtgggtgggtggatggatggataaatgggtgggtggatggatggataaatgggtgggtgggtggatggatgggtgggtgggtgggtggatggatggatggtggatgggtggataaatgggtgggtgggtggatggatg is a genomic window containing:
- the LOC130875838 gene encoding NAD-dependent protein deacylase sirtuin-6 isoform X1 — encoded protein: MSVNYAAGLSPYADKGKCGLPEIFDPPEELERKVWELARLMWQSSSVVFHTGAGISTASGIPDFRGPHGVWTMEERGLAPKFDTTFESARPSKTHMALVQLERRGFLSFLVSQNVDGLHVRSGFPRDKLAELHGNMFVEECPKCKTQYVRDTVVGTMGLKATGRLCTVAKARGLRACRGELRDTILDWEDSLPDRDLMLADEASRTADLSVTLGTSLQIRPSGNLPLATKRRGGRLVIVNLQPTKHDRQADLRIHGYVDEVMSKLMKHLGLEIPAWEGPCVLDKALPPLPRPAAPKAEPPVHLNGSVHTVYKPEPDSPVSQRPPKRVKTEAVPS
- the LOC130875838 gene encoding NAD-dependent protein deacylase sirtuin-6 isoform X2; translated protein: MQPGCRRTRIRIFDPPEELERKVWELARLMWQSSSVVFHTGAGISTASGIPDFRGPHGVWTMEERGLAPKFDTTFESARPSKTHMALVQLERRGFLSFLVSQNVDGLHVRSGFPRDKLAELHGNMFVEECPKCKTQYVRDTVVGTMGLKATGRLCTVAKARGLRACRGELRDTILDWEDSLPDRDLMLADEASRTADLSVTLGTSLQIRPSGNLPLATKRRGGRLVIVNLQPTKHDRQADLRIHGYVDEVMSKLMKHLGLEIPAWEGPCVLDKALPPLPRPAAPKAEPPVHLNGSVHTVYKPEPDSPVSQRPPKRVKTEAVPS
- the LOC130875838 gene encoding NAD-dependent protein deacylase sirtuin-6 isoform X3, producing the protein MWQSSSVVFHTGAGISTASGIPDFRGPHGVWTMEERGLAPKFDTTFESARPSKTHMALVQLERRGFLSFLVSQNVDGLHVRSGFPRDKLAELHGNMFVEECPKCKTQYVRDTVVGTMGLKATGRLCTVAKARGLRACRGELRDTILDWEDSLPDRDLMLADEASRTADLSVTLGTSLQIRPSGNLPLATKRRGGRLVIVNLQPTKHDRQADLRIHGYVDEVMSKLMKHLGLEIPAWEGPCVLDKALPPLPRPAAPKAEPPVHLNGSVHTVYKPEPDSPVSQRPPKRVKTEAVPS
- the LOC130875838 gene encoding NAD-dependent protein deacylase sirtuin-6 isoform X5; amino-acid sequence: MSVNYAAGLSPYADKGKCGLPEIFDPPEELERKVWELARLMWQSSSVVFHTGAGISTASGIPDFRGPHGVWTMEERGLAPKFDTTFESARPSKTHMALVQLERRGFLSFLVSQNVDGLHVRSGFPRDKLAELHGNMFVEECPKCKTQYVRDTVVGTMGLKATGRLCTVAKARGLRACRGELRDTILDWEDSLPDRDLMLADEASRSAPVGTCPLPLSAGEVVWSLSICSPQNTTARLTCASMATWTR
- the LOC130875838 gene encoding NAD-dependent protein deacylase sirtuin-6 isoform X4, translating into MSVNYAAGLSPYADKGKCGLPEIFDPPEELERKVWELARLMWQSSSVVFHTGAGISTASGIPDFRGPHGVWTMEERGLAPKFDTTFESARPSKTHMALVQLERRGFLSFLVSQNVDGLHVRSGFPRDKLAELHGNMFVEECPKCKTQYVRDTVVGTMGLKATGRLCTVAKARGLRACRGELRDTILDWEDSLPDRDLMLADEASRQGPHPVHAPGPHCFLLPGPQTCQSPWAPRCRSAPVGTCPLPLSAGEVVWSLSICSPQNTTARLTCASMATWTR